AGATGCTGTGTCCAGATCAATCAAGGTGAAGAAATGGGTGATATACTATGTTTCTTGCCAGGTCAAgaggaaattgataaagccgttgtaatattaaataaaataagtGAAATCATATCAAAAGAGACGAAAGTTCCATTGATGATAGCCTACCCATTATATGCTGCATTGTCTCCTTCGCAACAAGCGTTAGTTTTCTCACAAGTGAAAGGGTTTAAGAGAAAGGTTGTTTTCAGTACCAACATTGCTGAAACATCTGTTACTATTTCAGGTGTTAAGTTTGTTGTAGATTCTGGCCTAAGAAAAGTTAAAGTTTGGAGACATCAATTGGGATTAGCTACCTTACTGACAGTTCCTATATCTCAAGCAAGTGCTATGCAAAGAAGCGGTCGTGCTGGTAGAGAAAGTGAAGGTAAATCCTTCAGATTATATCGTGAAAATGATTATAAGCAACTACCGTTGGAAACGGAACCAGAAATCGCTAGAAGTGATGTAACGTCTCCCGTACTAATGCTGAAAAGATATGGTATACAAGATATTGTCAATTGGACTTGGTTTGAAAATCCAGGTAGAGATGCGTTAATTATGGGGCTTCAAGAATTATATCAACTGGGTGCATTGAACGATTCAGGTAGAATAACAAATAGAGGTGAACAAATGGCATTGTTACCAATTCAACCTCACATGAGTAGTGTTTTGATCAAAGCGAGTGAAAGTGGATGCTTATCCGCTGTTATTGACATTGTGTCCTGTTTAAGTGTTgagaatttattattgaatcCACAACCAGAGGAAAGAGATGAGGTAAATGAACGACGTTTTACCTTGTGCAATGCAGGTAAAAAATATGGTGATTTAGTAATGATGAaggaattatttgatatttaTTTCTATGATTTAGAAAAGAGTTCTACCTCTGCCACAGAGCGACATGACTGGTGTAAAGAATTATGCGTTTCCTATAGAGGGTTTAAGAATGTACTTAAGGTTAGAGAACAATTAATGATGTATTGCAAACGtttgttttcaaaaaatgatcCTAACATAGGTTATGATCTCAATGAATCTTCTAGAAAAATTGGGGAAGATTGTGATGAACTTGCAGCCATCTTAAAGTGTTTCTTGACTGGGTTTACCAAAAACACTGCTATTGGAATGCCTGATAGGTCATATAGAACCGTTTCCACTGGTGAAACGATTAGTGTCCATCCATCTTCAATGCTATTCctaaataaaaattgtCCTGGGATAATGTACACTGAATATGTCTTTACAACGAAAGGGTATGCAAGAAATGTGAGTCGAATTGAGCTCTCGTGGCTGCAAGAAGTTGTTACTAACGGTACAGCTGTTGCAAAGCAAAAAGTGAGTGGTTAAGAACAATTCCCAATAAATTGCCGATTGAGATACACACATCGATAGTTAATTTATAGATTTTTGTATGTATATTCTAACACTGATAGattgtatatataaatCGCCAAAACAAATAGGAAGAACACTCTTGGGAAGTCCTCGTAAGCTCCAAAgttgaaataattgaaagacgtttatatatttcaatttctttttggtTTATGTATTCCTTTGTATGCAAAATAGAATACTGTAGTTCCATCGTCGCTTACAATAGCTAAAACTAACCGTTTAACATATTCCGGACatagtttttcaaaaatcatGTCTAGACATTGAATCGTTATGAATTCTGTCTTATATTGGGACATATTAATCGGTAAAATGTACTCAGTCATTAATGTTCCATCTGTCCCCAGATTCTCGTCATCATTGGACAGCTTTTGTGAAGGCTTCCCGGTAAGCAATCTAAGTTCCATTCCCTTCCAGGGTATGTACTCATTCTGAACCTGAACGTTTGACCATAGCTGGAAATGTAATAGATTGTTCTTCACCAGTTCCTCCAGTTCGTGTCTTTTGTGAAGAACTTCCATTAACGATCCGACTCACCCTCTGTAATAGACTAAGCCACGTACGTACATACTTAGTCTTTCCGATGAGctcttttatttttgaattttacacgcttttttttttttcactcGGATAAACTGTTTGGatcaaataaaagaaagatGCTACCATGACATATTTTCGAAATATCAGAGCATAGTGATTAACAATCGAACCAGAACATATCGAAAATTGTTCGGTTGATACGGTACAATGAAATTTGCGTTATACGTTGTTGGTCTTCTTTTCCTGAGTCAGGAGGCAGTTGCCTATAAGAAAGTCCATCGTCCCAAGGTTAAAGAGACAACATCGGAAGAAGTGAAACCATGGATCCGTACAATCTATGAAAGCCAAGTGGAAATAGTGACTCCTACTGTTATTGCCGGTGTCACTTTCTCCGGCAGACCTGCTCCCACTCCTGATCCATTAGAACCTTGGGTctcattaaagaaagacGGTACTCCTCAAACTATTAAGccagaattgaaaaatggtcGTACAAAGAAGGGTAGACCAGAATATTCAACGTATTTCAAAACTTTAAGTGTGATGACTTATTCATTTGAGGATTTGAAAGCTCATAATATGGATCCTAACGATGTacatgaagaagaagtatatgttgatgaagatgatacTTATATTTCCTTAAATCCTATTATTAGATGTACTCCAGATCGTTATTTTTATAAGGGGGTAGCTAAAGATATTCCAAGTGAGCCATTTTGTACACCTCGTGAAAACTCCATGTGGAAAGTCGGTAAGACTTATTTCGTTTCTTGGTATACTAGATTCTTGGAAGATGAACATTCAGGTGAGGTTGTCGATAAAGTTCGTATTCATTTATCCTATGTGAAGGAAAAAGCCAGCGAAAAGGGCTACCATAAGAGAGATATTCCAGCAACATTTTTCTCATCTGAATGGGTTAAAAACGCTGATGGTATTTACccaattgaaattgatgaagattgGTTACAAGGCCAATATGAACGTAGAGTTGTTGTTTCTGTCCAACCTTTCAATGTTccagatgatgaatttaacCCATTATTGAATGGTGTCctattatatataatgatGGGTTCTAAAGTGGGTAAGACTactaaagaagaatggGCCCTTATTGATGCTGGTATTAGTGATGAGAAATGGTACTATGTGGCAATTACTATCCCAACAATTGTCGTTGTCGTTGTGGTTTTCCTTTACTTCTTCCTACATGTGAATGGTCGTTATAGAGACTTTTCTGATGTTACTAAAGCCACATTGGGCAAGAAACATCGTGTTTTAGGTAAGATTTCGGATATGAAACGtttcaagaagatgaagaaccATAAATACGATGAACTACCAAGTTTCAAAAAGCCAAGTAAGCAACACTAgattataatattatatttatttgtagAATAAATAACATTTGAAGTTaaaaatcattattaaacaaCAATACACTATATGCTAGTTTATGTAATCTATACGTGCACGAAGATAGGAGTGGAGAACAGAAGCATTGATGTTTTGACTAACCCTAAATCCATTTTTGTTTCGCCGCCACTTCACATATCTTCTCAAGAGTAATTACTCTTGGATCAGGTTTAAGTTGTGCTTTTTCATTAAGCTCATTAGTCTCACCATCATCCTTAGGACAATAGTCTGTTTCATTATCACTGGgaccatcttcatcctcatcattaatatcttcTATATAGTAGAAAAAAGGTTCGAGGACGAGCATAATCTTCCAAAAGTTTGTAGATccacaatttgaaaacaataaaCTAATAAGACTGGgtaaaaatttcaattctatGTATTCTTCTGcaca
The sequence above is a segment of the Naumovozyma castellii chromosome 8, complete genome genome. Coding sequences within it:
- the DHR2 gene encoding RNA helicase (ancestral locus Anc_2.629), which translates into the protein MKANLQKGKRAREEGSKRPHPFMRTQKRERKVIKFPESNDQNQDDEEGPIIDKHIDKYRLREKASQLLKTRSTLPVYQNKNEIMKYLTTNPVTILIGETGSGKSTQIPQFLLDWLVKERKHGSIAVTQPRRVAAINLATRVAQEHGCNIGDTVGYSVRFDNTTSTRTRLKYLTDGMLLRELMMNRELKEYNVVVIDEAHERTVLTDLILGFLKSLINGPRPDLKIVVMSATLQAEKFSQFFDDAPILFVEGRKFDVTQYYLKAPSDDIVDSIIRCCVQINQGEEMGDILCFLPGQEEIDKAVVILNKISEIISKETKVPLMIAYPLYAALSPSQQALVFSQVKGFKRKVVFSTNIAETSVTISGVKFVVDSGLRKVKVWRHQLGLATLLTVPISQASAMQRSGRAGRESEGKSFRLYRENDYKQLPLETEPEIARSDVTSPVLMLKRYGIQDIVNWTWFENPGRDALIMGLQELYQLGALNDSGRITNRGEQMALLPIQPHMSSVLIKASESGCLSAVIDIVSCLSVENLLLNPQPEERDEVNERRFTLCNAGKKYGDLVMMKELFDIYFYDLEKSSTSATERHDWCKELCVSYRGFKNVLKVREQLMMYCKRLFSKNDPNIGYDLNESSRKIGEDCDELAAILKCFLTGFTKNTAIGMPDRSYRTVSTGETISVHPSSMLFLNKNCPGIMYTEYVFTTKGYARNVSRIELSWLQEVVTNGTAVAKQKVSG
- the SEN15 gene encoding Sen15p (ancestral locus Anc_2.625); the encoded protein is MEVLHKRHELEELVKNNLLHFQLWSNVQVQNEYIPWKGMELRLLTGKPSQKLSNDDENLGTDGTLMTEYILPINMSQYKTEFITIQCLDMIFEKLCPEYVKRLVLAIVSDDGTTVFYFAYKGIHKPKRN
- the PSG1 gene encoding Psg1p (ancestral locus Anc_2.624); the protein is MKFALYVVGLLFLSQEAVAYKKVHRPKVKETTSEEVKPWIRTIYESQVEIVTPTVIAGVTFSGRPAPTPDPLEPWVSLKKDGTPQTIKPELKNGRTKKGRPEYSTYFKTLSVMTYSFEDLKAHNMDPNDVHEEEVYVDEDDTYISLNPIIRCTPDRYFYKGVAKDIPSEPFCTPRENSMWKVGKTYFVSWYTRFLEDEHSGEVVDKVRIHLSYVKEKASEKGYHKRDIPATFFSSEWVKNADGIYPIEIDEDWLQGQYERRVVVSVQPFNVPDDEFNPLLNGVLLYIMMGSKVGKTTKEEWALIDAGISDEKWYYVAITIPTIVVVVVVFLYFFLHVNGRYRDFSDVTKATLGKKHRVLGKISDMKRFKKMKNHKYDELPSFKKPSKQH